The following are encoded in a window of Miltoncostaea marina genomic DNA:
- a CDS encoding LUD domain-containing protein, giving the protein MATSVAALIEGVIEGITRRRGSGAAHPGGEVAAAAVAQAREWGVARALIAGDPVLEELGLPAALEGAGVEVLAWPDGRGKGWRDLLGLDGPFRTMGVTVPALAVAERGTLVLEAAPLHGRSIDAVSMFHLPVLLASRIRWSLAEALAETYAAGRRPPSAVSLVSGPSRTSDIEKISTLGAHGAVGIHVLVAEDR; this is encoded by the coding sequence GTGGCCACCTCGGTAGCGGCGCTCATCGAGGGGGTGATCGAGGGGATCACCCGCCGCCGCGGCAGCGGCGCGGCCCACCCCGGCGGCGAGGTGGCCGCGGCGGCCGTGGCGCAGGCCCGCGAGTGGGGCGTCGCCCGCGCCCTGATCGCCGGCGACCCCGTGCTGGAGGAGCTGGGCCTGCCCGCCGCGCTGGAGGGGGCCGGCGTGGAGGTGCTCGCCTGGCCCGACGGCCGCGGCAAGGGGTGGCGCGACCTGCTCGGCCTGGACGGCCCCTTCCGCACGATGGGCGTCACCGTGCCCGCCCTCGCCGTCGCCGAGCGCGGGACGCTCGTGCTGGAGGCGGCCCCGCTGCACGGGCGCTCGATCGACGCGGTGAGCATGTTCCACCTGCCGGTGCTGCTCGCCTCGCGCATCCGCTGGAGCCTGGCGGAGGCGCTCGCCGAGACCTACGCCGCCGGCCGGCGGCCGCCGAGCGCGGTGTCGCTGGTGTCGGGGCCGAGCCGCACCTCGGACATCGAGAAGATCTCGACGCTCGGCGCGCACGGCGCCGTCGGCATCCACGTGCTGGTGGCCGAGGACCGGTAG
- a CDS encoding LUD domain-containing protein, which translates to MSDGPARGRPHVAYPEASEPLRERTRAALADDELGGNLRTAAASWAAGRARIGAEQPFAEMRLRTREIRRRSVRNLPALLDRLEERVAAAGGTVARVADAEAACRYITDLAAARGATVLAKSKSMATEEIKLNEALEQAGLRVVETDLGEWILQLAGEHPSHIIAPAVHLNTTQVRELFMQESGQELPADREALVAHARVRLREVFAAADIGISGVNLAVAETGTVCVVENEGNGRLVTGLPRIHVAVMGMERVVETWDEAAHILQILPMAAIGDTASTYLNLITGPRADDEADGPEELHLLILDDGRSALRGTQFEEILDCIRCGACLYSCPMWRSVGGQAYGSPYSGPIGAVLTPLLEGVKGRRSSELPFLSSLCGACHEACPAGIPLHDLLVKVRSAVTTPEHRRDRMLFRLWSATWRHPVAYGLQRRAARLALRLVGRRGWARRLPGPGAPWTDQRDLPTQWPPR; encoded by the coding sequence GTGAGCGACGGCCCGGCCCGGGGGCGGCCGCACGTCGCCTACCCGGAGGCGAGCGAGCCCCTGCGCGAGCGCACCCGCGCCGCGCTGGCCGACGACGAGCTGGGCGGCAACCTGCGCACGGCGGCCGCCAGCTGGGCCGCGGGCCGGGCGCGCATCGGCGCCGAGCAGCCCTTCGCCGAGATGCGCCTGCGCACGCGGGAGATCCGCCGGCGCAGCGTGCGCAACCTGCCCGCCCTGCTCGACCGGCTCGAGGAGCGGGTCGCGGCGGCCGGCGGGACGGTCGCCCGGGTGGCCGACGCCGAGGCGGCGTGCCGCTACATCACCGACCTGGCCGCCGCGCGCGGCGCCACCGTGCTCGCCAAGTCGAAGTCGATGGCCACCGAGGAGATCAAGCTCAACGAGGCCCTCGAGCAGGCCGGCCTGCGGGTGGTCGAGACCGACCTCGGCGAGTGGATCCTGCAGCTCGCCGGCGAGCACCCGAGCCACATCATCGCCCCGGCCGTGCACCTCAACACGACCCAGGTGCGCGAGCTGTTCATGCAGGAGAGCGGCCAGGAGCTGCCGGCGGACCGCGAGGCGCTGGTCGCCCACGCCCGGGTGCGGCTGCGCGAGGTCTTCGCCGCGGCCGACATCGGCATCTCGGGGGTGAACCTCGCCGTGGCCGAGACCGGCACGGTGTGCGTGGTCGAGAACGAGGGCAACGGGCGCCTCGTGACCGGACTGCCGCGCATCCACGTGGCCGTGATGGGCATGGAGCGGGTCGTCGAGACGTGGGACGAGGCCGCCCACATCCTGCAGATCCTCCCGATGGCGGCGATCGGCGACACGGCGTCGACCTACCTCAACCTCATCACCGGGCCGCGCGCCGACGACGAGGCCGACGGCCCGGAGGAGCTGCACCTGCTGATCCTCGACGACGGGCGCTCGGCGCTGCGGGGCACGCAGTTCGAGGAGATCCTCGACTGCATCCGCTGTGGCGCCTGCCTGTACTCCTGCCCCATGTGGCGCAGCGTGGGCGGGCAGGCCTACGGCTCGCCCTACTCGGGCCCGATCGGCGCGGTGCTCACCCCGCTGCTGGAGGGGGTGAAGGGCCGGCGCTCCAGCGAGCTGCCGTTCCTCTCCTCGCTGTGCGGCGCCTGCCACGAGGCGTGCCCGGCGGGCATCCCCCTGCACGACCTGCTGGTGAAGGTGCGCTCGGCGGTCACCACGCCCGAGCACCGGCGCGACCGCATGCTGTTCCGGCTGTGGAGCGCGACCTGGCGGCACCCGGTCGCCTACGGCCTGCAGCGGCGCGCGGCCCGGCTCGCCCTGCGCCTGGTCGGCCGCCGCGGCTGGGCGCGCCGGCTGCCGGGCCCCGGCGCGCCGTGGACCGACCAGCGCGACCTGCCGACGCAGTGGCCACCTCGGTAG